In Hydractinia symbiolongicarpus strain clone_291-10 chromosome 4, HSymV2.1, whole genome shotgun sequence, the following proteins share a genomic window:
- the LOC130642126 gene encoding uncharacterized protein LOC130642126 has translation MSYRKDSKICLNLVKNEKCLHYTNTSLKCEKVVEGFRCIMNVGENSLIPGKKTQTICLLRSCDHLKMHLSSIGNKVAFSVMGDVWADNRDVEEAAIKAFQIIYGGNDLTDLCKLRYRKYLDMCWKGKIDPEKMPPTESAAILHGFRVHLQIMNWKILEEEELKQIDPSKWGWKIENSQMMPIKTDKQVAPDSLLKIIKCNCKATSKSPCSTNLCSCRKHGLSCMQSCGECHGETCENKEVRSL, from the exons ATGTCTTATCGAAAGGACTCGAAAATTTGCTTAAACTTAGTAAAAAACGAGAAATGCCTTCATTATACAAATACCTCCTTGAAATGCGAAAAAGTAGTGGAAGGGTTTCGGTGCATCATGAATGTCGGAGAAAATTCACTGATACCAGGAAAAAAAACTCAAACAATTTGCCTGCTAAGAAGTTGCGATCATCTTAAAATGCACCTAAGTTCGATTGGAAACAAAGTTGCTTTCTCTGTGATGGGTGATGTTTGGGCAGACAACAGAGATGTCGAAGAAGCTGCCATCAAAGCGTTTCAAATCATTTATGGTGGTAACGACTTGACTGATTTATGCAAACTTAG ATACCGGAAATATCTCGATATGTGTTGGAAAGGAAAAATTGATCCTGAAAAGATGCCACCTACGGAAAGTGCTGCTATTCTACACGGTTTTCGAGTTCATCTACAGATAATGAATTGGAAGATATTAGAGGAAGAAGAg CTTAAGCAAATTGATCCAAGCAAATGGGGCTGGAAAATTGAAAATTCTCAAATGATGCCAATAAAGACAGATAAACAAGTCGCCCCTGATAGCCtcctaaaaatcattaaatgcaACTGCAAGGCTACTTCGAAGTCACCCTGTTCAACAAATTTGTGTTCATGCAGAAAACATGGTCTGAGCTGTATGCAGTCTTGTGGAGAATGTCACGGTGAAACATGTGAAAATAAAGAGGTCCGCTCTCTAtaa
- the LOC130642125 gene encoding cyclin-Y-like protein 1, producing MGNICCTDTSTDGLSNGRLRHGDEDHPLQSQSGDLVELPHISERELELSDNRDTLFLDRSQIRSSKTRYTQEQRSRRHTMYSPDRPSKTNALKKSNSCSTIFIDDNTASQPNLKMMLKCVSLAIYYHVKNREGNVHLMDIFDEKLHPLSKDPVPESYNRINPEHKHVYRFIKTLFSAAQLTAECAIITLIYLERLITYAEIDLHPSNWKRIVLGAILLASKVWDDQAVWNVDYCQILRDIAVEDMNELERVFLELLQYNINVPSSVYAKFYFDLRALAERNNFQLQMQPLDPRRARKLEAISRLCDEKQFPTSRRVYRSNSVDDIKSKRRSIAVLS from the exons ATGGGAAATATTTGTTGCACCGACACGTCCACAGATGGTCTTTCTAATGGCAGACTTCGTCATGGAGATGAAGATCACCCATTACAATCTCAAAGCGGAGATCTTGTGGAGTTACCCCATATCAGTGAAAGAGAATTAG AACTTTCAGACAACAGAGATACTTTATTTTTGGATCGATCCCAAATAAGGTCTAGCAAAACAAGAT ACACTCAAGAGCAACGTTCGCGGCGACATACCATGTACTCTCCGGACCGGCCATCAAAAACAAATGCTTTAAAGAAATCAAACTCATGTTCCACAATATTTATAGACGATAATACAGCAAGTCAACCAAACTTAAAAATGATGTTAAAATGTGTTTCACTTGCTATTTATTACCATGTCAAAAACAGAGAAGGCAATGTACACTTGATGGATATTTTTGACGAAAAGTTGCATCCCCTGTCAAAGGATCCAGTTCCAGAGAGTTACAATAGAATAAATCCTGAACATAAACATGTGTACCGGTTTATTAAGACATTATTTAGTGCTGCTCAACTGACTGCAGAATGTGCAATAATTACTCTG ATATATTTAGAACGATTAATAACCTATGCAGAGATTGACCTTCACCCAAGTAACTGGAAAAGAATAGTTTTAGGTGCAATATTACTGGCTTCAAAAGTATGGGACGACCAGGCTG TTTGGAATGTTGATTATTGTCAGATTCTACGTGATATAGCCGTTGAAGATAT GAATGAACTCGAACGCGTGTTTTTAGAACTTCTTCAATATAACATAAACGTCCCTTCAAGTGTTTATGCTAAATTTTACTTCGACCTTCGTGCTCTAGCTGAGAGGAATAATTTCCAACTACAAATGCAGCCCCTTGACCCAAGAAGAGCAAGAAAGTTAGAG GCTATTTCACGGTTATGCGACGAGAAGCAGTTTCCTACCTCTAGACGTGTGTATCGATCAAACAGTGTGGACGACATCAAATCCAAACGCAGAAGTATAGCCGTACTTTCGTGA